The following DNA comes from Chryseobacterium gallinarum.
ATTGGCATTATCTTTACCAATCAGACAGGAGGAGGAAATGCAGGGATGATCGCCTCGGTATGTCAAAACAGCCAGGGAATTGTCAATGGAAAGGTAGACCAGAAGAAAGGCAGTGCTTATGCCGGTCCCGTAAACGGTACAGGGCCGCAGGGGTTTATCTATGCTATGGTAATTGCCCATGAAATGGGACATCAATATGGTGCTAATCATACTTTTTCCAGACCGGAGAATATTGACTTTAGTATCTTTTTTAACAGTCCTGAAACCGGAGCCAACAGAGAACCTGGAAGCGGAACAACAATTATGGGGTATCCCGGAGTTACAGGTACCTATGATGTAGCAGATAAACACAGTAATCAGTTTTTGCATTACAGTATCAGCCAAATCAATAAATACATTAAAACGACCAGCTGTGCTACAACGGTGAACATTTCCAATAATCCTCCGACGGTAAATGCCGGGCAAGATTACACTATTCCTAAGGGAACTGCCTTTAAACTTACCGCCACAGCCAGCGATCCTGATAATAATAATCTCACATATTCCTGGGAAGAGGCTGATATCTCCGCCCCTAATCCCCCGTTTGTGCTCATTGGGAGCTATACTTTCCCGGACCGTACATCTGCAACTACTCCCAACTTCAGAGTATACCCACCTGTTACAAGCCCGACACGCCATTTCCCGCCTCTTAAAGAAGTATTGGACGGCAGCTTATACAGCACCTGGAATATGGTGTCTGATGTTGCCCGGAATATGAAGTTTATAAGCCTGGTAAGGGATAACGCTCCAGAAGGAGGACAAACGGCATCTGATGAAACTATCGTAAGTATAAATGAAAATGCCGGCCCGTTCAAGATTACTTCCATTTCTTTAAATCAGAATTATTCTTCAGGTTCTTCTCATCTCCTGAAATGGGATGTAGCCGGAACCAATGCGGCTCCTATTAGCACTCAGTCTGTTAATATCCTGATTTCAACAGACGGTGGAAATACCTTTACCCCACTTGTTTCCAATACAGCTAACGATGGAGAAGAAATGATCACCATTCCTTCTACCCCTTCACAAAAAGCTTACATTATTGTAGAGTCTGTCGGAAATATTTATTATGCGGCAAGCCCTGCATTTGCTATCAATTATAATGTAACCATGAACTGTACACGTTATCCCGTAAACGGCCCGATTCCTATAGCTCCTAATGCACCGGCAACCATGAATGTTACTATTCCTTCCACAAATAGTGTTGAAGATATAAATGTAGTTATGGATCTTTCCTATACGGATTTAGAAAATATAGCATTAACACTTAAAGCTCCCAGCGATCAAAAAAATCAGATATTCTGGTATTCAAACTGCCCGGGAAAAAATGTTCTTAAAGCAATATTTGATCAGGAGGGAGAGTCTTCAGCCATAAATTGTAACAACCTTAATGCTGCTACACCCGTAAGAATAGAACCCATAAGATTGGACTTAAGCAAATATTATGGCCAAAATCCAAGTGGAAACTGGATTATAAGAGCTGTAGATGTATCATCTAATACGACTTCATCAGGAATGGTAAATTCAGCCGCGATCGAACTTTGTAGCAGGGAAACGGTCTCTACACTAGCAGTAAATGATCTTACCCTGGAAAACGATGAATTTCAGGTATATCCTAATCCTTCCAATGGAAAGTTCAATATTCTAATGAAGAAGAATACGACTACAGAGGTAAATATATTTGATATTGCAGGAAGATTGGTTCATAGCCAGGCCGGCATTACAAATGCCTCTCAAATAGACCTGACAAACTTTGCTAAAGGGAATTATATCATGGTATTCAGTACCGGTGACAAAAAAATTACAAAAAAAATCATTATTAAATAATTTCATCTTCACATTAATTATTAATCAAAGAACTCCGGCTGGGCATGCCCAGCCGGAGTTTATGTATGCATAACAAGCGTTTTTATATCAGCCCTTCCTGGGTTTCATCAGCATTGGTTTTATCTTTCAGCATCCAGGGAATGATAAAATAAAAAGCAATTGCAATAATAACAGCCAGTACTCCTGTCCCTATCCATAGTATATTAAATCCAAATGTATCGGCAATCAAAGTTCCGACGTAGGGAGTAACAATAAATGCCAGTGAAAAAGACATTCCGTTTAAACCCATATAGGCTCCTTTATTGTTTTCTCCCGAACGTAATGCAGTGATGGTTGACATAAAGGGCAATGTCCAGATTTCTCCGATACAAAGCAAAGTCATTGATAGTAAAAGAACAACCATACTATGATCAAAGGCAAGCATAGCATATGAAAATCCACATAAAAAAGTTCCGGTCAACATAGTAAAGGCCAATGTAAAATACTTTTCTGCCAGCTGTACAAATCCCATTTCAAGCAATACAATCAGGAAGCCACTGTATCCGAGTATATATCCGATATTCTGCTGGCTTAAATGTGCTGTATCTTTATAGAAGATAGTTAATGTACTGAATAGCTGAAAAAAGCAAATGGCAAACAGCATACAACACAGGCTGTAAACTAAAAATTTTCCATCCTTATATGGAGAGTTTTCCTTTTTAATAATGATCATCTGTTTTACTTCTCTTGCTTCCTGCCTTGCCAGTCTCGTACGTTTTCTGAAAAACCAGATGTACATCAATCCCGCCAATAAAGCAGCCAAGGCATTGCTAAAGAATAAAAATTCATAGGAAATAGCCGATAATATCCCTCCAAGTGCCGGACCTATAGAAAAACCCAGATTGACAGCCATACGGTTTAATGAAAAAGCTCGTGTTATATTTTCAGGTTTTGCATATTTGGTGATCGCTACCGAATTGGCAGGACGAAAGGTTTCGCTTACAATACTCTGGGCTAAAATGATCCCCGCCAGTCCTGTTTCTGTTGTAAAAAGCGGAATCAAACAAAATAAAGGTACACTTAATAGCAAGCTCAGACTCTGCACCCTGTACTCTCCTATTTTATCGGTAATCATTCCTCCCAGCCAGGAGCCAATAACTGATCCAATCCCAAAAAAGCTGAGTACAATCCCGGAATTTTCAATACTAAAATGTAAATGATCTGTCATATAAACTCCCAGAAACGGCAGTACCATAGAACCGGCCCTGTTGATAAGCATTACCAGTGCCAGCATCCAGCTCTCTTGTGAGAGTCCCTTGAATGAGTTCGTATATATGTTTATTATTTTCACAATTTAAGTTTATTAATAATTTGTATTTGTTTTTTTGTTGTATTAAGTGCAAACTGATATATTTTTCCTCACTAATCTTCCAAACCGGCCCGTGAGATCTGTAAAATATTTGTACTTTCTTGCTTAAATAAAAAACAGGACTTAAAAATTAAGCCCTGTCCTATTTATCTATATAAATATTTTTACTCCGGCTTATAAGAGTCTTTTAAGGTCACAGTTCTGTTGAATACAAAATTTGTATCCGTAGAATCCTGATCCTTCGTAAAATATCCTATTCTCTGGAACTGAAGAGGTTCCCCTACCGCAACATCTTTTAAAGACGGTTCAGCAAAGCCCTGAACTGTTGTTACAGATTCAGGATTAATAAAGTTTAAGAAGTCTACATCTTTTTCCGCATCCGGTTGTTCAACGGTAAACAGTTTATCGTAAATTCTTACTTCCACCGGAATCGCATGTTTTGCGGATACCCAGTGTAAAGTTCCTTTTACTTTTCTTAAACTTTCTTCTGTACCACTTCCTGACTTACTTTTTTCATCATAAGTAGCATAGATGGCCGTGATTTCTCCGTTTTCATCTTTCTCTACCCTTTCCGCCTTAATGATATAAGCTGATTTTAGACGGACTTCCCCACCCAGTTTCAGTCTGAAGAATTTATTGTTCGCTTCTTCTTTGAAGTCTTCACGTTCAATATATAATTCTCTGGAAAAAGGGATTTCCCTTGTTCCTGCATCTTCCTGTTCCGGATTATTTTCGGTCTCCAGCCATTCTTCCTTATCTTCAGGATAGTTCTCTATTATTAATTTAACAGGATCTACAACCGTCATTACACGTTTTGCTACTTTATTCAGGTCTTCCCGTACGCAGAAATCGAGCAACTGGATTTCGATCAGGTTTTCTCTTTTTGCTACACCTACTTTTTCAATAAAGTTCCTGATAGCCGTGGGAGTAAAGCCTTTTCTTCTCATTCCCGAAATTGTAGGCATTCTCGGATCATCCCATCCTGTCACTACTCCTTCTGCTACAAGCCTTTGCAGCTTTCTTTTGGAAGTGATCATATAGGAAACATTCATCCTTGCAAACTCCCTTTGTTTTGGAGCGACTTTGGATTCGTCATACACCTGCTCCAGATACCAGTTATAAAGAGGTCTATGATTTTCAAACTCCAATGAACATAGCGAATGAGATACCTGCTCCAGGTAATCCGATTCACCAT
Coding sequences within:
- a CDS encoding reprolysin-like metallopeptidase — translated: MKKKIYLFLAFALTGLQSISGQNFWKKTKIDERNLIEAKRNIGVDYSNAYILEINRLKTVLQSTPVSETGMKIISQVVIDIPALDGGFERYRVYETSNMSPELAKKFPDIKSYRGISVKNPGNTISFGLSPAGIKMILFYQDKKPVVIEPATTDKSVYLVSPAVPDLLPNSNNIGCTTQGKNNAQKNNFPTDNTDDKKFRTFRLAVSVDGEFSEYHGSTVANSLAAINDLMSYINPVYENDLSIHMNLIPNNEQIIYLDKNTDPYNPTSTNTLNDQVQTTLTNVIGEANYDIGIIFTNQTGGGNAGMIASVCQNSQGIVNGKVDQKKGSAYAGPVNGTGPQGFIYAMVIAHEMGHQYGANHTFSRPENIDFSIFFNSPETGANREPGSGTTIMGYPGVTGTYDVADKHSNQFLHYSISQINKYIKTTSCATTVNISNNPPTVNAGQDYTIPKGTAFKLTATASDPDNNNLTYSWEEADISAPNPPFVLIGSYTFPDRTSATTPNFRVYPPVTSPTRHFPPLKEVLDGSLYSTWNMVSDVARNMKFISLVRDNAPEGGQTASDETIVSINENAGPFKITSISLNQNYSSGSSHLLKWDVAGTNAAPISTQSVNILISTDGGNTFTPLVSNTANDGEEMITIPSTPSQKAYIIVESVGNIYYAASPAFAINYNVTMNCTRYPVNGPIPIAPNAPATMNVTIPSTNSVEDINVVMDLSYTDLENIALTLKAPSDQKNQIFWYSNCPGKNVLKAIFDQEGESSAINCNNLNAATPVRIEPIRLDLSKYYGQNPSGNWIIRAVDVSSNTTSSGMVNSAAIELCSRETVSTLAVNDLTLENDEFQVYPNPSNGKFNILMKKNTTTEVNIFDIAGRLVHSQAGITNASQIDLTNFAKGNYIMVFSTGDKKITKKIIIK
- a CDS encoding MFS transporter, which translates into the protein MLALVMLINRAGSMVLPFLGVYMTDHLHFSIENSGIVLSFFGIGSVIGSWLGGMITDKIGEYRVQSLSLLLSVPLFCLIPLFTTETGLAGIILAQSIVSETFRPANSVAITKYAKPENITRAFSLNRMAVNLGFSIGPALGGILSAISYEFLFFSNALAALLAGLMYIWFFRKRTRLARQEAREVKQMIIIKKENSPYKDGKFLVYSLCCMLFAICFFQLFSTLTIFYKDTAHLSQQNIGYILGYSGFLIVLLEMGFVQLAEKYFTLAFTMLTGTFLCGFSYAMLAFDHSMVVLLLSMTLLCIGEIWTLPFMSTITALRSGENNKGAYMGLNGMSFSLAFIVTPYVGTLIADTFGFNILWIGTGVLAVIIAIAFYFIIPWMLKDKTNADETQEGLI
- a CDS encoding glutamine--tRNA ligase/YqeY domain fusion protein, which translates into the protein MEEEKKSLNFIEQIIEDDLANGLKRDQIRFRFPPEPNGYLHVGHTKAICINFGLGEKYNAPVNLRFDDTNPEKEEQEFVDSIKKDVEWLGFKWDKELYASDYFQQLYEWAVQLIKEGKAYVDEQPSEVITEQRKNPTEPGIESPYRNRPVEESLDLFERMKNGEFEEGAMSLRAKIDMVSPNMNMRDPVMYRILKRPHHRTGTAWKIYPMYDWAHGESDYLEQVSHSLCSLEFENHRPLYNWYLEQVYDESKVAPKQREFARMNVSYMITSKRKLQRLVAEGVVTGWDDPRMPTISGMRRKGFTPTAIRNFIEKVGVAKRENLIEIQLLDFCVREDLNKVAKRVMTVVDPVKLIIENYPEDKEEWLETENNPEQEDAGTREIPFSRELYIEREDFKEEANNKFFRLKLGGEVRLKSAYIIKAERVEKDENGEITAIYATYDEKSKSGSGTEESLRKVKGTLHWVSAKHAIPVEVRIYDKLFTVEQPDAEKDVDFLNFINPESVTTVQGFAEPSLKDVAVGEPLQFQRIGYFTKDQDSTDTNFVFNRTVTLKDSYKPE